CTCCACAATGGTTCCGTTATTCATAACGAGAATCAAATCTGCATTTCGAATGGTAGAAAGGCGATGGGCAATCACGAAGCTGGTTCTGTCTTTCATAATATTCTTCATGGCAGTTTGCAGCATCAGCTCTAGCCTTGTATCTACAGAGCTCGTAGCTTCGTCAAGAATTAAAATTGCAGGGTCTGCTAGGAAGGCTCTCGCTATGGTTAGTAGCTGTTTTTCTCCAGCAGAAACATTGGAAGATTCTTCATTGAGGATCATATCATAGCCATCGGGCTGGGTTTTAATAAAGTGGTTGACATTGGCGATTTTTGCTGCATTGACAATATCTTCTCGTGTTGCATGATCGTTGCCATACCCAATGTTATCGGCGATGCTGCCATTAAACAGCCAAGTATCCTGTAGAACCATGCCGAAGATGGAGCGAAGATCGTCCCGTCTCATATCTTTAATATTGACACCATCCACCTTGATTGCGCCGCTAGTTACATCATAGAAACGCATTAAAAGATTGATCAGCGTTGTTTTTCCGGCACCAGTAGGTCCTACAATGGCCACCATTTGACCACTTTGTACTGCTACATTGAAGTCCTTAATTAATATATGATCTTTGGTATAACCGAAGGACACATTTTCAAATGTCACATTGCCTCTTAAATCCTGGATGCTACATGGATTTGCTCTCTCTGGCACTTCTTCCCCTGCTTCGAGAAAATCGAAGACTCTTCCAGAGGCCGCAATGGCAGATTGGATGGAGGAAGATAGCTGAGTTACCTGTTCCAGTGGTTCATTTAATTGCCACATATAACGGATAAAGGCTTGAAGCTGTCCAATGGTGATGGCACCAGAAATTACAAAGGTGGTTCCTACAAAAATAACGGCTACCATTGAAATATAAGTGATGAAGGATATCAAAGGAGACATTAGACCGGATACAAACTGTGCTTTGAAACCATTTTCACAAAGATTGCTATTGATCTTTTTAAACTGCTCAATAGATTCTTCCTGTTTGCCATATAATTTAATCTCTGTTAATCCAGTATACCTCTCTTGAATATAGCCATTTAAAGTACCCAAGGCACGCTGTTGATTTCTAAAGGTAAGAGAAGAGCGCTTCATAATAAATCTCATAATAAAGAGACTGCCCGGCAGAATTAAAATGGCTATGGATGCCATGGTAGGATGAATATAGAACATCAAAATTGCAGCTAAGGAGATGGATAAAACGGCACTGAATACTCTCGATAAAGTCTGCTGTAGGGCATTGGATATGGTTTCTATATCATTGGATATAATGCTTAAAATATCACCGACGGTGCGGGTATCAAAATAGCTGATGGGAAGCCTTGTGATTTTCTTTTGCACTTCATTTCTTAAATCACGCATGGAATTTTGTATGCCAATGGTTAAAAGATACTGAGATAAGAAATTACAAGCGATGTTTCCAATATAAATTACAAGCAATATTTTTAAAATCCCTACAATATAAGAAAAACTAATGGCCGCACCAGGAACATTATTGGCGATATTGACCACATCATCTTTTAATCTCGTTGTGATTAAACCTTCGATCATAGGTGCCGCTGCTAAAAACCCGGAATATATAATTAGAAGAAGAATTGAAGCGATAAAAAATTTTAAATAGGGTTTGATATAGGGGTATAACTTTTTCATTGCTCTAATTCCTCCTTCCTTAATTGTGAATCTGCAATTTCATAATAAATACTACATGTTTTCAATAACTCTTTGTGGGTTCCAATGCCCACCACTTCACCTTCGTTTAAAACAATAATTTTATCTGCATCCATGATGGTACTAATTCTTTGTGCCACAATGAATACGATAGATTCCTTGGTTTCATGCCGCAAAGCCTGACGCAATGTGGCATCTGTTTTATAATCAAGGGCTGAAAAGCTGTCGTCAAAAATATAGATTTCTGGCTTTCGAATCAGCGCTCTTGCTATTGAAATCCTTTGTTTTTGTCCCCCAGAGAAGTTTTTAGCACCCTCACTGATAAGCTCTTGTAGCTTGTCCGGCTTATTTTCTATAAATTCCTTTGCCTGTGCTATTTCAATGGCATGGTTCATATCTTCAGAGGTTGCATCTGGATTACCGAATTTCAGATTCTCCTCGATGGTTCCATAGAATAAGAATGCTTTTTGTGGAATAAATCCAATCTTTCTACGAAGTACATCCATATCATAATCGCGAATGTCCACATCATTTATTTTGATAGCGCCCTTTGTAACATCATAAAACCTTGGGATTAAATTGATTAATGTACTTTTACCACTGCCTGTACTACCGATAAAGGCAATCGTTTCTCCTTGTTGTGCGGTAAAGGACACGTCCTTTAGGACGGGGAGCTCACCATCGGGATATTGAAATGTAACGTGATGGAACTCCACCTTTGCTTTCCCTTTTGTTTCTTTTATCCCAGCTGTAGGGTTTGTTATAGAGGGCTCTTGATCTAATAATTCCTGAATACGGTTTGCAGAAACCCTTGCTCTAGGATACATTACAAATACCATGGAAAACAGCATCACTGAAAACAGTGCATGGAATTGATAATCTAAGAAGGCGACCAATTGACCGACCTGCAAGGTCCCTTTACCAATCATAATAGTAGAAACCCAAAATACTGCCAACATGGATAAATGCAGTAAAAAGAAGAAAGCAGGCTGTGCAAAAGAAATGATCTTAAATAATTTCTTAGAGTTGGAGGCATAAACTTCATTGATGCCTGCAAAGCGTTCTGCTTCATAGCCACTTTTTCTGAAGGCTCTGATCACTCGGATCCCTAACAAGTTTTCCCTAGAAATTTTATTTAAACGATCCAAACCTTTTTGTTGTGCATCAGAAATTGGACCAGTTACCTTTGCAACGATAATGACCCCTAATATAATGAATGGAAAGCTGGCGCCAATAATTAGAGATAGGCTTAAGCTGGTTTTGATGGTCATAAATATACTGATAAAAATCATAATCGGTGCTAATAATGCAGTTCTAAAAAGTAAGTTAGCGAATATCATCAGCTGAAAAGCATCACTGGTTGTACGAGTAATCATAGAGGACACACCAAATTTGGTATACTCCGTATGGGCAAATTTCTGTGATTGTGCAAAAACATCATTTCGGATGTCACGAATCATATAGGTAGAAATTCTTGAAGAAGCATAGGTGATCAGAATTGTTCCTGCACCACCTGCAATACTTAAGAGGAGCATAAGGATGCCCATTCTTTTTATATAAGCGATGTCACTGTTACCAATCCCTTTATCGATCATGGATGCCATGATGGTAGGAATCCCTAGTTGAACGGCAACAAAGCTAAATATTCCTAAGATATTGAATATAATTAACTTGGGGTATCTCTTAAGATATTTTAATATGAATTTCATAAACAACCTCCTTTAAATAACATGGTTTGAAAGATCTAATTGCAGATTCTTTGACATTAAGGAACACTTGGATTATTATAAACTATAAGGTTATCTTATAGTCAAGGAAATTCGTAAAATATCAAGGCTTCAATGGAGGGTTAAGATGTCCAAAAATAAAAAAGAATATTTAACCACTGGTGAGTTTGCAAAACTTTGTAGTATTCCAAAGCATATATTATTTCATTATGACCAGATCGGATTATTTCAACCTGAAATCATCAAAGAAAATGGATACCGATATTATTCCTTCCGCCAGTATGATACATTTTCTATTATTGTTGCTTTAAAGCAATTGGGAATGCCATTGAAGGAGATAAAAAAATTTATGGATGAACGAAATCCCAGTGCTCTGATATCCCTGCTGGAGCAAAAATCAGAAGAGGTTACCAAAGAGCTTCTAAGACTACAGCGGGTCAAGGATGAAATCAATGCCTTAAAGAACCTAACAGAGGAAGCGCTGACCTTAGAATATAATAAGATCGAGCTGGTGCATGGCAAAGAGGTCTATGCGCTGCGAAGTCCAGTGATGGATCAGGATACAGATAATTCTTATCCTGACTTTATGTCCTCCTTAAGCGATTTTCGCAACAGCAGTAATGCCAGTATGATTGATTTTTTAGGTGCTACTTTGACCATTGATAATATCCTTGAGAAACGATTTGACAGTTTCTCTTATTTATATACGAAAGAAGAAAATGCCCGTGGGGAGAATATCTCTCTAGTTCGCAAGGAGGGATGGTATCTTCAAGTTTATTATAAAGGAAGCTATCAAAATATCAGTGAAATGTATACCAGAATCCTTGAATATGCGGAAGAACACGGAATTCCATTAGGAAAGCATGCTTATGAAGAGTATCTTATTTTTGAAATTGGTACAAAAAATAGAGAGGACTACGTTACTTTAATTTTGATTGAAACTTCTAAGTAAAGGGGAAAATAAGTAAGAAGGACATCAATCTATAGGCAGATAAGGAGTTGAACAAGCGAAAAATGAATCAATTTATTCCTGTGATCATCATGACCGTACTACTTTATAGCGGGTTGGTATTCTATATTGGCTGGAGAGGGTATCGGTGGCTCAGACCAACAACATCAAGCCGACGCTTCAAAATAATCTATACTGTTATGATTGTGTTAGCAGCCACTTCATTTATTTTAGGGCGTATATCTAGAGTCAAACTTTTAAGCATTGTGGGTGCCTATTGGATGGCATGTTTTTATCTACTGCTAATGATAGTTCCACTTGCCCATCTTACGGTAATTCTTTTACGTTTCACCAAGTTACCTCGGGAGAGCACAAGGAAATGGGCGGGAAGCATCACTTTAGTATTGGTGGTATCCTTTTTAGGATACGGTATGTATAACGCATATAACCCTGTGGTTCATACCTACGAAATTAAGATGGATAAAAGAGATTCTTCTTTAAATACCCTTCACATCGCCATAGCGGCAGATACCCACTTTGGTCTTTTGTCAGACAAAAATCATGCACAGCGTTTAGTACGAGAGATGAACAAATTGGGTCCCGATTTAATTCTCCTACCAGGAGATCTTTTGGATGATGATGTTCAACCATTTATTGATCAGAAAATCCATGAAATCCTGTCCAACCTTCAAGCACCCTATGGGGTTTATGTATCCCTCGGTAATCATGATAGACATAATGGTACCATGGAGGAATTAATTGAAGCTCTGGAGCATGGCGGCATTCATGTGCTATACGATGAGATTACAGAGGTGCAAGGACAATTGACACTGATTGGGCGGAAGGATCGAATGGACAGTGAACGATTATCTTTAGAGCGATTGATGGAGGGCGTAGATCGTACAAAGCCGACGATTTTATTGGAGCATCAGCCCTATGACCTTCACATTGCACAGCAAGCAGGTATTGATCTAATGGTATCCGGTCATACCCATGGTGGACAAGTTTTTCCTGGTAGGCTCATTACAAGTCGGCTTTATGAGAACCATTGGGGGTATCTTCAAAAAGAAAAAATGCACAGTATCGTAACCTCTGGATTCGGTTTTTGGGGTCCACCAATTCGAATCGGCACACGGTCGGAAATCGTAAGTGTAAAAATTCAGTTTCAGTAAAAATAGATAGAGATACTCTTAGATCTGTGAAGAAGCAGATTCAATAAAAAAGCAGGAGCTCTCTTTTGAGGATGCTCCTGCTGATGTTCTATAAAAGCCTAGAATGCCATGCCTTCAACAACCAGCTTTTCATTCCATAGCAGCTTCGTATATTTGATTTTTAGTTCATCATTTTTTGTTTGAACATCGTTTTTAACATAAACAACAATGTTATCGACCACATATTCATTATAAAGCTCTGATTCTATAGGTTTTCCCATCTTAACTGATGGTTGTGGTTCGCCCACGCCTCAGGAAGAGCATCCTTCTAACCATGCGGTGATAGCATTTTCACCCTTTGATTGAATAAACTTTACTGCCTTTGGCTCTAGTGTAATTTTCAAATATAAAACCTCCTAACTTTCTATCTTAATTTCGCTATTATAAACTTCCATATCAAGTTCTCCCATAAGTTTACTGGAAACGAGTCCTGCTACAATGGAATCACTGACATTGACCAAGGTTCTGCCCATGTCAATGAGTGGTTCGATGGCGATTAAGAGCCCAACCAAACCAACAGGCAATCCCATTGCGGAGAGAACTGTTAAAGCGGCAAAGGTAGCTCCCCCACCAACACCTGCGATGCCGAAGGAGGCTAGCGCTGTTACGATGATGAGCTTGATTAAAAATGCTGGAGCCATTGGATTGATACCAACCGTAGGTGCAATCATGATTGCTAGCATTGCTGGATATACACCAGCGCAACCATTCTGACCGATACTGGTTCCCAAAGAAGCGGAAAGATTTGCATGACCGCTAGGAACACCCATTTTGTCTATTTGAGTTTCAATGGTGATGGGTAGTGTACCAGCAGAGGAACGAGAGCTAAATGCAAACATTAAAGGCGTTGCAGCTTTCTTTATATAGGTTATTGGGTTGATGCCAAAGATTGCTAGAATGATAAGGTGAACTACAAATACGATGAATAATGCAACGTAAGAAGCGATTACGAAATTGATCAATCTGAGAATTTCAGTAAAGTTACTTGTGGATACCATTCTCGCCATTAATGTCAATACGGCATAAGGTGTCATTCTTAAGATCATTGTGACAATTCGCATGACCACATCGTGAAGAGATTTGATCAAATTAGAAAAAAACACTGCCGATTCCGGTTTTGACTTTCGGATGCCAATAGCCGCAATTGATACAAATGAAGCAAATACAACAACGGATAGAGTAGAGGAACTACCTTGCCCTGTCATGGAATAGAATGGATTGGTCGGTATAATCTCTACGATTTGTTCCTGAAGCGGTTTCGATTTAAAATCCTCTAGTCTAGTTTCTAATTTTTCACCGGCGGCCATTTCACTTTGGCCGATTTGCATACCCGTTGCATCTAGCTTAAATACACTGGATGTGGTAGCACCAACAAAAGCTGCAATTGCAGTTGTAATAACAAGGATTGCAATGATTTGTGTTGCCATCTTTCCTAGGTTTTTAGATTCTTGATTGATGAGGGCACTTGTAATCGACACAAAAATGAGCGGGATTACGATCATTCGAAGTAGTCGAACGTATCCATTGCTAATGATATTAAACCATGCATTGGATTCTTTGACGACATCGGACGCTGAGCCAAATAGGATTTGTAAGGCTGCTCCATAAAGGATACCGATCCCCATGGCTAAAAGAACTCTTGTGGTGAAGGAAACATTTCTCTTTTTTAAAAATAGCAAGCCATAGATGAGACCAGCCATGATCATAATATTGAGAATCACGAGAACCGTTGTATTCATAACTTCACTCCTTTTGATTTTATTTCTATATACATATCGCCTAAATTATAAAAAAATGATAAGAACCACCACGATTTAAATAAAAATTTTAGCCTTAAGGGCGAGCAAGATGACATTTTAAATCTAACAGTTCGATCTCTGTAGAAAGAAAATCTTCTTTGATCGGTTCACTCTTCATCAAGTCGGTGCTCAGATATTTTTTATTATCATCGGAAAAGATTGTAACAACGATAGCGTCCTTTCCTAGAGTTTCTTGGGCTAAAAGAGCACCTAAAAAATTTGCACCGGAAGAAATACCAACGCCTAAGCCCAATGTAGCAGATAGTTTTTGAGCGATAATGATGGCATCTCCATCATCAACATCGATGATGGGATCTAATTGATCCAGCTTTACTATGGGGGGAATAAATTCATCTGAAATACCTTGAATTCTATGTATGCCAATCTTAGAGCCAGTTTTTAATGTAGGGGAATTGGAAGGTTCTAATGGATAAACCTTGATATTCGGGTCCTTTTCTCTAAAGTATTTCCCAAGCCCCATGATGGTGCCCCCTGTACCCACGCCTGCAACCACAGCATCCGGCTTTAGATTGATTTGTTCAAGCTGATGCCAAATTTCTGGACCGGTGGTTCGATAGTGCGCTTCAACATTATATTCATTAGAAAATTGACAGGGGAGGAATACATTTCTGTTTTCCTTTGCAAAATCCTCCGTCATTTTGATACTGCCTAAGAAACCGCCCTGTTCATGGCTAACTAATTGGATATTTGCGCCATAGCTTCTGATTAGATTTTTTCTCTCCGCACTCATCCATTGGGGCATAAATATTGTGACCTTATGACCGAGCGCACTACCGATTGCAGCAAAAGAGATGCCCGTATTTCCGCTAGTGGCCTCCGCAATTAAATCTCCCGGTTGAATCTCACCATTTAAATAAGCTTGACTGAGAACATGGATCGCCATTCGGTCTTTAATGCTACCTGTCAGATTATAGTGCTCTGCCTTAGCGAATATTCGACGTTCTTCACCTTTATATTTAAATTTAATTTCGAGCAAAGGTGTATTGCCGATCAAACCTCTCAATTCTTTAATACGATCTTGGATGATGGTTGTACTCATCGTAGCCCTCCTTTATGAAGAATAATTCTGAATATTCATTTAAATAACATTTACCCATTATTTAATGTTTATAACGAAATAAAGATATTTATTATACCTTTATTTAGGAAAAAAGCTTTATTGTGGAGGAAGAACCCATGTGATATAGTATGATCAACCACATAAAAAGGAGGTAATATCCAATGAAGAAAAAATTACCCATAATACTGATAATTATGCTGTTTGTTACCAGTATAAATCCATTGATGGTAAATGGTCTCAGTCCATTTCCATTAGAGATTAATAACGAAGCATATGAACCGAAAAATATGCCATTTGTTTGGGAGGATAGTATATTCTTACCCCTAAGGGAAATCGGAGAGAAAATAGGTTACGAGGTCAAATGGGATG
Above is a genomic segment from Alkaliphilus oremlandii OhILAs containing:
- a CDS encoding PLP-dependent cysteine synthase family protein codes for the protein MSTTIIQDRIKELRGLIGNTPLLEIKFKYKGEERRIFAKAEHYNLTGSIKDRMAIHVLSQAYLNGEIQPGDLIAEATSGNTGISFAAIGSALGHKVTIFMPQWMSAERKNLIRSYGANIQLVSHEQGGFLGSIKMTEDFAKENRNVFLPCQFSNEYNVEAHYRTTGPEIWHQLEQINLKPDAVVAGVGTGGTIMGLGKYFREKDPNIKVYPLEPSNSPTLKTGSKIGIHRIQGISDEFIPPIVKLDQLDPIIDVDDGDAIIIAQKLSATLGLGVGISSGANFLGALLAQETLGKDAIVVTIFSDDNKKYLSTDLMKSEPIKEDFLSTEIELLDLKCHLARP
- a CDS encoding MerR family transcriptional regulator translates to MSKNKKEYLTTGEFAKLCSIPKHILFHYDQIGLFQPEIIKENGYRYYSFRQYDTFSIIVALKQLGMPLKEIKKFMDERNPSALISLLEQKSEEVTKELLRLQRVKDEINALKNLTEEALTLEYNKIELVHGKEVYALRSPVMDQDTDNSYPDFMSSLSDFRNSSNASMIDFLGATLTIDNILEKRFDSFSYLYTKEENARGENISLVRKEGWYLQVYYKGSYQNISEMYTRILEYAEEHGIPLGKHAYEEYLIFEIGTKNREDYVTLILIETSK
- a CDS encoding CC/Se motif family (seleno)protein, which translates into the protein MKITLEPKAVKFIQSKGENAITAWLEGCSSUGVGEPQPSVKMGKPIESELYNEYVVDNIVVYVKNDVQTKNDELKIKYTKLLWNEKLVVEGMAF
- a CDS encoding metallophosphoesterase, yielding MNKRKMNQFIPVIIMTVLLYSGLVFYIGWRGYRWLRPTTSSRRFKIIYTVMIVLAATSFILGRISRVKLLSIVGAYWMACFYLLLMIVPLAHLTVILLRFTKLPRESTRKWAGSITLVLVVSFLGYGMYNAYNPVVHTYEIKMDKRDSSLNTLHIAIAADTHFGLLSDKNHAQRLVREMNKLGPDLILLPGDLLDDDVQPFIDQKIHEILSNLQAPYGVYVSLGNHDRHNGTMEELIEALEHGGIHVLYDEITEVQGQLTLIGRKDRMDSERLSLERLMEGVDRTKPTILLEHQPYDLHIAQQAGIDLMVSGHTHGGQVFPGRLITSRLYENHWGYLQKEKMHSIVTSGFGFWGPPIRIGTRSEIVSVKIQFQ
- a CDS encoding ABC transporter ATP-binding protein, whose translation is MKKLYPYIKPYLKFFIASILLLIIYSGFLAAAPMIEGLITTRLKDDVVNIANNVPGAAISFSYIVGILKILLVIYIGNIACNFLSQYLLTIGIQNSMRDLRNEVQKKITRLPISYFDTRTVGDILSIISNDIETISNALQQTLSRVFSAVLSISLAAILMFYIHPTMASIAILILPGSLFIMRFIMKRSSLTFRNQQRALGTLNGYIQERYTGLTEIKLYGKQEESIEQFKKINSNLCENGFKAQFVSGLMSPLISFITYISMVAVIFVGTTFVISGAITIGQLQAFIRYMWQLNEPLEQVTQLSSSIQSAIAASGRVFDFLEAGEEVPERANPCSIQDLRGNVTFENVSFGYTKDHILIKDFNVAVQSGQMVAIVGPTGAGKTTLINLLMRFYDVTSGAIKVDGVNIKDMRRDDLRSIFGMVLQDTWLFNGSIADNIGYGNDHATREDIVNAAKIANVNHFIKTQPDGYDMILNEESSNVSAGEKQLLTIARAFLADPAILILDEATSSVDTRLELMLQTAMKNIMKDRTSFVIAHRLSTIRNADLILVMNNGTIVEQGTHDELILKKGFYENLYMSQFQQQA
- a CDS encoding ABC transporter ATP-binding protein, with protein sequence MKFILKYLKRYPKLIIFNILGIFSFVAVQLGIPTIMASMIDKGIGNSDIAYIKRMGILMLLLSIAGGAGTILITYASSRISTYMIRDIRNDVFAQSQKFAHTEYTKFGVSSMITRTTSDAFQLMIFANLLFRTALLAPIMIFISIFMTIKTSLSLSLIIGASFPFIILGVIIVAKVTGPISDAQQKGLDRLNKISRENLLGIRVIRAFRKSGYEAERFAGINEVYASNSKKLFKIISFAQPAFFFLLHLSMLAVFWVSTIMIGKGTLQVGQLVAFLDYQFHALFSVMLFSMVFVMYPRARVSANRIQELLDQEPSITNPTAGIKETKGKAKVEFHHVTFQYPDGELPVLKDVSFTAQQGETIAFIGSTGSGKSTLINLIPRFYDVTKGAIKINDVDIRDYDMDVLRRKIGFIPQKAFLFYGTIEENLKFGNPDATSEDMNHAIEIAQAKEFIENKPDKLQELISEGAKNFSGGQKQRISIARALIRKPEIYIFDDSFSALDYKTDATLRQALRHETKESIVFIVAQRISTIMDADKIIVLNEGEVVGIGTHKELLKTCSIYYEIADSQLRKEELEQ
- a CDS encoding L-cystine transporter, giving the protein MNTTVLVILNIMIMAGLIYGLLFLKKRNVSFTTRVLLAMGIGILYGAALQILFGSASDVVKESNAWFNIISNGYVRLLRMIVIPLIFVSITSALINQESKNLGKMATQIIAILVITTAIAAFVGATTSSVFKLDATGMQIGQSEMAAGEKLETRLEDFKSKPLQEQIVEIIPTNPFYSMTGQGSSSTLSVVVFASFVSIAAIGIRKSKPESAVFFSNLIKSLHDVVMRIVTMILRMTPYAVLTLMARMVSTSNFTEILRLINFVIASYVALFIVFVVHLIILAIFGINPITYIKKAATPLMFAFSSRSSAGTLPITIETQIDKMGVPSGHANLSASLGTSIGQNGCAGVYPAMLAIMIAPTVGINPMAPAFLIKLIIVTALASFGIAGVGGGATFAALTVLSAMGLPVGLVGLLIAIEPLIDMGRTLVNVSDSIVAGLVSSKLMGELDMEVYNSEIKIES